Below is a genomic region from Pyxidicoccus trucidator.
AGCCTGCTGCTGGTGGGCGCGGGCGCGCTGGTGAGCTTCAAGACGGGCTGGTCGATGTTGCTGGGCGCGGTGCTCACGTATGGCTTCCTCGCGCCGGCCATGGTCACCCAGGGGGCCATTCCCGAGGTGACGTACAAGGCCATCAACAGCTGGATGGTGTGGACGGGCTCGGCGGTGCTGGTGTCGTCGGGCCTGCTGTCCTTCGCCTTCCAGTGGCGCAGCGTGGCGCGCTCCTTCAAGGCGCTGTCCGGCCTCTTCGGAAAGAAGGGCGGCAAGCAGGAGGAGGAGGACCCGCTGGCCGGCATCGAGTGCCCGCCGCACTGGTTCCCCATCGGCTTCGCGGTGCTGGGGCCCATCGCCATCTTCCTGATGGCCTACCTCTTCCACATCCCGTGGTGGGCCGGCGTGCTGGCCATGCCGCTGGCCGTCGTCATGGGCGTCATCGCCAGCCGCGTGACGGGCGAGACGGACACCACGCCCACGAAGGCGCTGGGCCCCGTCACCCAGCTCATCTTCGGAGGCCTGGCGCCGGGCAACATCCCCGCCAACGTCATGAGCGCCAACGCCACGGGTGGCGTGGGACTGCACTCGGCGGACCTGCTGACGGACCTGAAGTCCGGCTGGCTGCTGGGGGCCAACCCGCGCCAGCAGTTCATCGCGCAGCTCTTCGGCGTGGTGGCGGGCGCGGCGGCGGTGGTGCCGGTGTTCAACATCCTGGTGCCCAGCGCGGACGTGCTGGGGACGGAGCAGTTCCCCGCGCCCGCGTCCATGGTGTGGGCCGGCGTGTCCAAGATGCTGGCCACGGGCGTGTCCGCGCTGCACCCCACGGCCCGCGTGGGTGCGCTGTGTGGCGTGTTGCTGGGCGTCTTCCTGGTTCTGTTGGACCGGTGGGCGCCGAAGAAGGCCAAGGACTTCGTGCCCTCGGCCGCGGGCTTTGGTCTGGCCATCGTCATCCCCGGCTCCAGCTCCATCGCCTTCTTCATCGGCGCGGCCCTCGCCGCCCTGCTGCGCCGCGCGAAGCCGAAGCTGGCGGAGGACACGGTGCTGCCGGTGTCCTCCGGTTTCATCGCCGGCGAGAGCCTGCTGGGCATCGCCATCGCGATTGCCAAGGCCACCGGGGCGATGCCCAAGTAGTCCGGGGGGGGCGCTGGGTGAGGCCCCCCACCGCTGTCACGGCATGTCGTCCATGCCTTCTAGCTGCCCCTGCGCCGTCTCCCGGTAGCGGGGCACCACTTCGACGGCCAGCACATCGCGCATCTCTTGGCGCGCGCTGTCGAAGTCGCCAGCCTTCTGGTGGCGGTACATCCTGTGTAGCGCGTCCATCAGCCTGTTGGACCCGTCAGTGATGCGCCGCGAGCTTTCGCGTAGGAGTTCTAGCGCCCCTGTGTCCGATGCCAGTGCTTGCTCCGCGTCGGCATCACTGATGGCCACTTCTCGCGCCGTGCGCCGGAGGAGCGCGCGCACCTCATCGTTGAGGACGAGCGGCGCCCCTTCGCGCAATACCCTGCGCGCCAAAGCCCGGATGGGGTCCCAGTCAATCCTCTCGGGCATGACTCACCGTGGCTTCTTGGGCGGGGTGCATCTGTCCTCTGGCCATTCGTGCTGGCCCTCGCAGTAGCGGAAGCAGTCATGGCACGAGCCAGACCAGCCAAATTCCTTGCAGTCACCATAGGCGCGGATGCAGCGTCGTTTCCACTCGGGCAGGCTCGCGTTGTGCGAGTCGTCCCATTCCTCGGTGCTGCTGTGCGTGCCGGTTGCAGCGACGCTGGCTGCCATGAGGGTGGCCGCCTCGGCTGCCGTGAGGCCGCACGCCTCGGGGGTGACGGGGTGCGCTTCGATACAGCACGTCACGCTGTCCATGCAGGTGACGGCGGCGGTGGCGCAGCTCAGGGAGAGCCCGGCGGCGAGCGTGACGAGGTGGCGCCTCCAGTGGGTGGCTTTCACGCTCGCATGGTGTTCATGGCAAGAAGGTCTGCGCCAGGGCCACGACTCAGGCGTGGCTCCGCAC
It encodes:
- a CDS encoding DUSAM domain-containing protein, which produces MPERIDWDPIRALARRVLREGAPLVLNDEVRALLRRTAREVAISDADAEQALASDTGALELLRESSRRITDGSNRLMDALHRMYRHQKAGDFDSARQEMRDVLAVEVVPRYRETAQGQLEGMDDMP
- a CDS encoding OPT family oligopeptide transporter; this encodes MSPSSPSPSPSELRIHPSDPASGDPGASAAKDPERYWLEHVYQGGSRQLTVRAVIAGMLIGAVMCLSNLFVILKTGWSLGVTITACIIAFMVFALFGWLARVWGRLPRVAKLFLAVVVVGSNASVIVMSGWSVSSLGALLGLAVFGSIVWSAHGPQRHFTDLENNAMGSVASAAGYMTGGGNMAAVPALLMLTGTLPPSGWLVVWFAVISALGVFAAIPIKRQLINIEALPFPTGTATAETIRALHGHGDVARRKSILLGLAGLVGALLVIIRDARGRWLDGSLFPWLTNIPDKKSLPFTMMGKPASAWSLSFDFSLLLVGAGALVSFKTGWSMLLGAVLTYGFLAPAMVTQGAIPEVTYKAINSWMVWTGSAVLVSSGLLSFAFQWRSVARSFKALSGLFGKKGGKQEEEDPLAGIECPPHWFPIGFAVLGPIAIFLMAYLFHIPWWAGVLAMPLAVVMGVIASRVTGETDTTPTKALGPVTQLIFGGLAPGNIPANVMSANATGGVGLHSADLLTDLKSGWLLGANPRQQFIAQLFGVVAGAAAVVPVFNILVPSADVLGTEQFPAPASMVWAGVSKMLATGVSALHPTARVGALCGVLLGVFLVLLDRWAPKKAKDFVPSAAGFGLAIVIPGSSSIAFFIGAALAALLRRAKPKLAEDTVLPVSSGFIAGESLLGIAIAIAKATGAMPK